Proteins from a genomic interval of Brachybacterium vulturis:
- a CDS encoding glutamate-5-semialdehyde dehydrogenase: MDSPVTTAVLAAARAAKDAQPALARLHRGAKDQLLLAMAAALVERAEEIVGANARDLAAADDAGMAPGLRDRLALDPERVATISQQLRDAAALPDPVGEVIRGSVLDNGLELREVRVPMGVIGMVYEARPNVTVDAAGLALKAGSAVVLRGGSAALHSNTALIGVLRDVLAAHELPADLIVGIDEHGRDGVDVLMRARGLVDVLIPRGGAGLIRRVVENSLVPVIETGTGKTHVLVDASADLDQAVAIVANAKLQRIGVCNALETLLVHRDIAAQALPRLAAPLAAAGVRLHADERAAALLPSGPDVVAATAEDWDTEYLALELAVAVVDDLDAALAHIRAHSTGHTESILTRDLTSQQRFLAEVDSAVVMANASTRFSDGGEFGFGAEIGISTQKLHARGPMGLREITASKWLVVGQGQVRP; this comes from the coding sequence ATGGACTCTCCCGTGACCACCGCCGTCCTCGCCGCCGCCCGTGCCGCGAAGGATGCGCAACCGGCGCTGGCCCGCCTGCACCGCGGCGCCAAGGACCAGCTGCTGCTGGCCATGGCCGCGGCGCTGGTGGAGCGGGCGGAGGAGATCGTCGGTGCCAATGCGCGCGATCTCGCCGCCGCCGACGACGCGGGCATGGCCCCCGGCCTGCGGGACCGGCTCGCGCTGGACCCCGAGCGGGTCGCGACGATCTCCCAGCAGCTGCGGGACGCCGCCGCCCTGCCCGACCCCGTCGGAGAGGTGATCCGCGGCTCCGTGCTCGACAACGGGCTCGAGCTGCGCGAGGTGCGGGTGCCGATGGGGGTGATCGGCATGGTCTACGAGGCCCGGCCGAACGTCACCGTCGATGCCGCCGGCCTCGCCCTCAAGGCAGGCAGCGCCGTGGTGCTGCGCGGCGGTTCGGCGGCGCTGCACTCGAACACGGCGCTGATCGGAGTGCTGCGCGATGTGCTGGCCGCCCACGAGCTGCCCGCGGACCTGATCGTCGGGATCGACGAGCACGGCCGCGACGGGGTGGACGTGCTGATGCGCGCCCGCGGCCTGGTGGACGTGCTGATCCCGCGCGGCGGTGCCGGGCTGATCCGGCGGGTGGTGGAGAACTCGCTGGTCCCCGTCATCGAGACCGGCACCGGGAAGACCCACGTGCTGGTCGATGCGAGCGCCGACCTCGACCAGGCCGTGGCCATCGTCGCCAACGCCAAGCTGCAGCGGATCGGGGTGTGCAATGCACTGGAGACCCTGCTGGTCCATCGCGACATCGCCGCGCAGGCGCTGCCGCGTCTGGCGGCGCCGCTGGCCGCCGCCGGGGTGCGGCTGCATGCCGATGAGCGGGCCGCGGCGCTGCTGCCCTCCGGCCCCGATGTCGTCGCCGCGACCGCCGAGGACTGGGACACCGAGTACCTCGCCCTCGAGCTCGCGGTCGCGGTGGTGGACGACCTCGACGCGGCGCTGGCCCACATCCGGGCCCACTCCACCGGCCACACCGAGTCGATCCTCACCCGCGATCTGACCAGCCAGCAGCGCTTCCTGGCGGAGGTCGACTCCGCGGTGGTGATGGCCAACGCCTCCACCCGCTTCTCCGACGGCGGCGAGTTCGGCTTCGGCGCGGAGATCGGCATCTCCACCCAGAAGCTGCACGCCCGCGGCCCGATGGGGCTGCGGGAGATCACGGCGAGCAAGTGGCTGGTGGTGGGGCAGGGCCAGGTCAGGCCGTGA
- the nadD gene encoding nicotinate-nucleotide adenylyltransferase produces the protein MGGTFDPIHHGHLVAASEVQSVFALDEVVFVPTGRPWQKPDQEISDPEHRYLMTVVATAANPVFTVSRADIDRPGDTYTSDTLRDLHREQPDADLFFITGADALQNILTWKNTEEIFELAHFVGVTRPGHELDTSGLPEDGVTLIEVPAMAISSTDCRTRVAAGGPVWYLVPDGVVQYINKYALYTGGDGR, from the coding sequence ATGGGCGGGACCTTCGATCCCATCCACCACGGGCACCTCGTCGCCGCCAGCGAGGTGCAGAGCGTCTTCGCGCTCGACGAGGTCGTCTTCGTGCCCACCGGCAGGCCCTGGCAGAAGCCGGACCAGGAGATCTCCGATCCCGAGCACCGCTACCTGATGACGGTCGTCGCCACCGCCGCGAACCCGGTGTTCACCGTCTCGCGGGCGGACATCGACCGCCCGGGGGACACCTACACCAGCGACACCCTGCGTGACCTCCACCGCGAGCAGCCGGACGCCGACCTCTTCTTCATCACCGGCGCCGACGCCCTGCAGAACATCCTCACCTGGAAGAACACCGAGGAGATCTTCGAGCTCGCGCATTTCGTGGGGGTCACCAGGCCCGGGCACGAGCTCGACACCTCCGGCCTGCCCGAGGACGGCGTGACCCTGATCGAGGTCCCGGCGATGGCGATCAGCTCCACCGACTGCCGCACCCGCGTGGCCGCCGGCGGACCGGTCTGGTACCTGGTCCCCGACGGGGTCGTCCAATACATCAACAAGTACGCGCTCTACACAGGAGGTGACGGCCGATGA
- the rsfS gene encoding ribosome silencing factor, with protein MSAPEESLDLARVAGRAAADKFAEEVIGLDVSELVVITDAFLVCSGETERQVAAIVDGIEEALLTERRRKPLRREGEREARWVLLDYGDIVVHVQHAEDRVFYALERLWRDAPVIDLQIDADRTA; from the coding sequence GTGAGCGCTCCTGAAGAATCTCTCGACCTCGCCCGGGTGGCCGGCCGGGCCGCCGCCGACAAGTTCGCCGAGGAGGTCATCGGCCTCGATGTCTCCGAGCTCGTCGTGATCACCGATGCCTTCCTCGTCTGCAGCGGCGAGACCGAACGACAGGTCGCCGCGATCGTCGACGGCATCGAGGAGGCCCTGCTGACCGAGCGCCGCCGCAAACCGCTGCGTCGGGAGGGCGAGCGCGAGGCCCGCTGGGTGCTGCTGGACTACGGCGACATCGTCGTGCACGTCCAGCATGCCGAGGATCGCGTCTTCTACGCCCTCGAGCGCCTGTGGCGCGACGCCCCCGTCATCGATCTGCAGATCGACGCGGACCGCACGGCGTGA
- a CDS encoding histidine phosphatase family protein — protein MRGPRTRLVLVRHGQTDFNREGRLQGQVDIPLNPTGIRQAESLAPVVAATPPDVLVSSPLERAVETARLMSRGTDVELRTDDAFLERGFGRWEGLRGEEIRMRWPEQHADWRAHRPVLGLDVEDRPEVGARVAAACRALVADHVGGTVMVVAHGAAITLGITALLGLDTNGFRGLAGMENCHRSVLEPLTGETANGLMRLVSHNLAPDFL, from the coding sequence GTGAGGGGCCCCCGCACGCGTCTGGTCCTGGTGCGCCACGGACAGACGGATTTCAATCGGGAGGGCCGCCTCCAGGGCCAGGTCGACATCCCGCTGAACCCCACCGGGATCCGGCAGGCCGAGTCGCTCGCGCCCGTGGTCGCCGCGACCCCGCCGGACGTCCTGGTCTCCTCGCCGCTGGAGCGCGCCGTGGAGACCGCCCGCCTGATGAGCCGCGGCACCGACGTCGAGCTCAGGACGGACGACGCCTTCCTCGAGCGCGGATTCGGCCGGTGGGAGGGGCTCCGCGGCGAGGAGATCCGGATGCGCTGGCCCGAGCAGCATGCGGACTGGCGCGCGCACCGCCCGGTGCTCGGGCTGGACGTGGAGGACCGCCCCGAGGTGGGGGCGCGGGTCGCCGCCGCGTGCCGCGCCCTGGTCGCCGATCACGTGGGCGGGACCGTGATGGTCGTCGCCCACGGCGCTGCGATCACCCTGGGCATCACCGCGCTGCTGGGCCTGGACACCAACGGTTTCCGCGGTCTCGCCGGGATGGAGAACTGCCACCGCTCCGTGCTCGAACCGCTCACCGGGGAGACGGCGAACGGCCTGATGAGGTTGGTGTCACACAACCTCGCCCCCGATTTCCTCTGA
- a CDS encoding NAD(P)H-dependent flavin oxidoreductase has protein sequence MTLLDSPLPLVAAPMAGGPSTLALAGAVSAAGAFPFLAGGNLSPEALAADIAAARGLGTGFGVNLFVLPPWEIDEEAFAAYVEELGEDAARLGVALDPVPRRDDDHVAAKLALLCEAPVPVVSFTFGLPPAATVAALQAVGTTVLVSVTDPEEARAAAGRGADGLVVQGPGAGGHSATHHPSRTPGPIRTEELVRQVRATVELPLLGAGGVDGPDAVRRILTAGAEGVVCGTMLLRTDEAGTSPTHRAALADPSFRTTVLTRAFTGRPARSLRNDFVDRHHETAPTGYPQVHRLTRELRRKAAAAGDAQQLHLWAGTGWRSAPEGPAGEVIRWLASEI, from the coding sequence ATGACCCTCCTGGACTCCCCTCTCCCGCTGGTCGCCGCCCCCATGGCGGGCGGCCCCTCCACGCTCGCCCTGGCCGGAGCCGTCTCCGCGGCCGGGGCGTTCCCGTTCCTGGCGGGTGGGAATCTGTCGCCCGAGGCGCTGGCGGCCGACATCGCCGCGGCGCGGGGACTGGGCACCGGCTTCGGAGTGAATCTCTTCGTGCTGCCTCCCTGGGAGATCGACGAGGAGGCCTTCGCCGCCTATGTGGAGGAGCTCGGCGAGGACGCGGCCCGGCTCGGGGTCGCTCTGGACCCCGTGCCGCGGCGGGACGACGACCACGTCGCCGCGAAGCTGGCGCTGCTGTGCGAGGCTCCGGTGCCGGTGGTCTCGTTCACCTTCGGCCTGCCGCCCGCGGCGACGGTGGCCGCGCTGCAGGCGGTGGGGACCACCGTGCTCGTGAGCGTCACCGATCCCGAGGAGGCCCGTGCCGCCGCCGGGCGCGGGGCCGACGGCCTGGTCGTGCAGGGCCCCGGCGCAGGCGGGCACAGCGCGACCCATCACCCCTCCCGGACCCCGGGTCCGATCCGCACCGAGGAGCTGGTGCGCCAGGTGCGCGCGACGGTCGAGCTGCCGCTGCTGGGTGCGGGCGGGGTGGACGGCCCGGACGCGGTACGACGGATCCTCACCGCCGGGGCCGAGGGCGTGGTGTGCGGCACGATGCTGCTGCGCACCGACGAGGCGGGCACCTCCCCCACCCATCGCGCCGCCCTGGCGGACCCCTCGTTCCGCACCACGGTGCTGACGCGGGCCTTCACCGGCCGGCCCGCCCGCTCCCTGCGCAACGACTTCGTGGACCGCCATCACGAGACCGCGCCGACGGGCTACCCGCAGGTCCACCGTCTGACCCGCGAGCTGCGGCGGAAGGCTGCGGCGGCGGGCGATGCGCAGCAGCTGCACCTGTGGGCGGGCACCGGCTGGCGCAGCGCCCCCGAGGGCCCCGCCGGCGAGGTCATCAGGTGGCTCGCCTCGGAGATCTGA
- a CDS encoding endonuclease III domain-containing protein, giving the protein MIDLRVLHRELRERHGPQGWWWPGQEPFEIAVGAVLVQRSRWEQAASAIAALRAAWLLAPAPLAEAGEETVRELVRPAGFARTKPRRVQALARWWAGRSAAARSLDDARLRSELLSIEGVGEETADAISLYCFGRPAFLCDEYARRLLRARGADVPGSYRAFRRAVEKPLADAGFTAAELAELHGLIVEEGKRRRRRRSAPGRIGA; this is encoded by the coding sequence ATGATCGACCTGCGCGTCCTGCACCGCGAGCTGCGCGAGCGGCACGGCCCCCAGGGCTGGTGGTGGCCCGGCCAGGAGCCCTTCGAGATCGCCGTGGGCGCGGTGCTGGTCCAGCGCAGCCGCTGGGAGCAGGCCGCCTCCGCGATCGCGGCGCTGCGTGCCGCGTGGCTGCTGGCGCCCGCTCCCCTCGCGGAGGCCGGGGAGGAGACCGTGCGGGAGCTGGTACGCCCCGCCGGGTTCGCCCGCACCAAGCCGCGCCGCGTCCAGGCGCTCGCCCGCTGGTGGGCCGGACGCTCCGCGGCAGCCCGGTCGCTGGACGATGCGCGGCTGCGCAGCGAGCTGCTGAGCATCGAGGGCGTCGGTGAGGAGACCGCGGATGCGATCTCGCTGTACTGCTTCGGCCGGCCGGCCTTCCTGTGCGATGAGTACGCCCGGCGCCTGCTCAGGGCGCGGGGTGCCGACGTGCCGGGCTCGTACCGGGCGTTCCGTCGCGCGGTGGAGAAGCCCCTCGCCGACGCCGGCTTCACCGCCGCGGAGCTCGCCGAGCTGCACGGACTGATCGTGGAGGAGGGGAAGCGGCGCCGCCGGCGACGCAGTGCACCTGGGAGGATCGGAGCATGA
- a CDS encoding sulfate/molybdate ABC transporter ATP-binding protein, which yields MSLQVRARVPERGVELDLAVADGQTLALIGPNGAGKSTLLSLVAGALRPAHGRVELDGQLLFGERSWTPPHHRRVTTLSQDPVLFPHLTVRGNIMFPLRSQGVPRARAREEAGRWLAELGLDELAARRPAMLSGGQAQRVAIARALAADPRLLLLDEPMAALDIEVAAALRGQLRRFLADRTAIIVTHDVLDALTLADQLAVLDGGRVIEQGPARELLTRPRTAFTASFAGLNLVTGRWEAGAVVLADGARLTAPGPHPPGREVHAAFHPSAVQLAPTGGIRRTVTGLLPHGDLVRVRTPDLAADLPPQQIAELRLEPGATVHLAVPREAVTTYEA from the coding sequence ATGAGCCTGCAGGTGCGGGCCCGGGTCCCCGAGCGGGGGGTCGAGCTCGACCTCGCGGTGGCGGACGGCCAGACCCTCGCTCTGATCGGTCCCAACGGGGCGGGCAAGTCCACGCTCCTCTCGCTGGTCGCCGGGGCGCTGCGTCCCGCGCACGGGCGTGTGGAGCTCGACGGGCAGCTGCTCTTCGGTGAGCGCTCCTGGACACCGCCCCATCACCGCCGGGTGACCACGCTCAGCCAGGACCCGGTGCTGTTCCCGCATCTGACGGTGCGCGGGAACATCATGTTCCCGCTGCGGTCCCAGGGGGTGCCCCGTGCTCGGGCCCGGGAGGAGGCCGGGCGGTGGCTGGCCGAGCTCGGGCTGGACGAGCTGGCGGCGCGTCGACCGGCGATGCTCTCCGGCGGGCAGGCGCAGCGGGTCGCGATCGCCCGGGCCCTGGCGGCGGATCCTCGCCTGCTGCTGCTGGACGAGCCGATGGCCGCGCTCGACATCGAGGTGGCGGCGGCCCTGCGGGGCCAGCTGCGGCGCTTCCTCGCCGACCGCACGGCGATCATCGTCACCCATGATGTCCTCGATGCCCTCACCCTCGCCGATCAGCTCGCCGTGCTCGACGGAGGGCGGGTCATCGAGCAGGGCCCGGCACGGGAGCTGCTAACCCGGCCCCGCACCGCCTTCACCGCCAGCTTCGCCGGGCTCAACCTCGTCACGGGTCGCTGGGAGGCCGGGGCCGTGGTGCTCGCCGACGGGGCCCGGCTGACGGCGCCCGGTCCGCATCCCCCGGGCCGGGAGGTGCATGCCGCGTTCCATCCCTCGGCCGTTCAGCTGGCGCCGACGGGAGGGATCCGCCGCACCGTGACCGGGCTGCTCCCGCACGGTGACCTGGTCCGCGTGCGCACGCCAGATCTCGCCGCGGATCTGCCACCGCAGCAGATCGCCGAGCTCCGCCTCGAGCCCGGAGCCACGGTGCACCTGGCGGTGCCGCGCGAGGCCGTGACAACCTACGAGGCATGA
- a CDS encoding ABC transporter permease, protein MTTLPRWVLVPALLGGLFVLLPLAAMAARVQWASFGALITSEASLSALRLSVQTSGTSALLCVLVGVPMSVLLARAEFRGLSLLRSLVLLPLVLPPVVGGIALLYTFGRQGLLGRHLEMLGLEIAFSTTAVVIAQTFVALPFLVISLEGALRTAGTRYEIAAASLGARPSRVLLGVTLPLVLPALLSGTVLAFARALGEFGATITFAGSLQGTTRTLPLEIYLQRESDPDAAVALSFLLMIVAVLVIAAARRRVST, encoded by the coding sequence GTGACCACGCTCCCCCGCTGGGTACTGGTCCCCGCCCTGCTCGGCGGGCTGTTCGTGCTGCTCCCGCTCGCGGCGATGGCGGCGCGCGTGCAGTGGGCGAGCTTCGGCGCGCTGATCACCAGCGAGGCCTCGCTCTCGGCACTGCGGCTGAGCGTGCAGACCTCGGGGACCAGCGCCCTGCTCTGCGTGCTGGTGGGGGTGCCGATGTCCGTGCTGCTGGCCCGCGCGGAGTTCCGCGGTCTCTCGCTGCTGCGCTCGCTGGTGCTGCTCCCCCTGGTGCTGCCGCCGGTGGTCGGCGGCATCGCGCTGCTGTACACCTTCGGCCGGCAGGGGCTCCTGGGCCGTCACCTGGAGATGCTGGGCCTCGAGATCGCGTTCTCGACCACGGCAGTGGTGATCGCCCAGACCTTCGTGGCCCTGCCCTTCCTGGTCATCAGCCTCGAAGGGGCGCTGCGCACCGCCGGCACCCGCTATGAGATCGCCGCCGCCTCGCTCGGAGCCCGGCCCTCGCGCGTGCTGCTGGGGGTGACGCTGCCGCTGGTGCTGCCCGCGCTGCTGTCCGGCACGGTGCTGGCCTTCGCCCGGGCGCTGGGGGAGTTCGGGGCCACGATCACCTTCGCCGGCTCCCTCCAGGGCACCACCCGCACGCTGCCGCTGGAGATCTACCTCCAGCGGGAGAGCGACCCCGATGCCGCTGTGGCGCTGTCCTTCCTGCTGATGATCGTCGCGGTGCTGGTCATCGCCGCGGCCCGGCGAAGGGTGAGCACATGA
- the modA gene encoding molybdate ABC transporter substrate-binding protein: protein MRGLVRRLPGAAAVMLLAAGCGGVAATEGAEDTVPLRVYAAASLQQPFDELGEAFEAAHDGVDVEFNFAGSSTLVQQIRQGAPADVFASANPENMDKLVEAGLHGSAPVDFTANTLMIAVPAGNPAGVTDLTSLTQEDLHLVVCAPEVPCGAATEIVEQAAGLTFSPVSEEQSVTDVLNKVTSGEADAGLVYVTDVARGGDAVEGIAFPEAQEAVNIYPITTVKDSEHLELAQEFVDLVSGPRGQEILDGYGFVGR, encoded by the coding sequence ATGAGGGGCCTCGTCCGGCGACTCCCGGGCGCGGCCGCGGTCATGCTGCTGGCCGCCGGCTGCGGAGGCGTCGCGGCCACCGAGGGGGCCGAGGACACCGTCCCCCTGCGGGTCTACGCCGCAGCGTCCCTGCAGCAGCCGTTCGACGAGCTCGGTGAGGCGTTCGAGGCCGCGCATGACGGGGTCGACGTCGAGTTCAACTTCGCCGGCTCCTCCACCCTGGTCCAGCAGATCCGCCAGGGCGCCCCGGCGGACGTCTTCGCCTCCGCGAATCCCGAGAACATGGACAAGCTCGTCGAGGCCGGGCTGCACGGCTCCGCGCCCGTGGACTTCACCGCCAACACGCTGATGATCGCGGTCCCGGCCGGGAACCCCGCAGGGGTCACCGATCTGACCTCGCTCACCCAGGAGGATCTGCACCTCGTCGTCTGCGCCCCCGAGGTCCCCTGCGGTGCGGCCACCGAGATCGTCGAGCAGGCCGCCGGGCTCACGTTCTCGCCGGTCAGCGAGGAGCAGTCCGTCACCGACGTGCTGAACAAGGTCACCAGCGGAGAGGCGGATGCCGGTCTCGTCTACGTCACCGATGTCGCACGGGGCGGGGACGCCGTCGAGGGCATCGCCTTCCCCGAGGCGCAGGAGGCCGTGAACATCTACCCGATCACCACGGTGAAGGATTCTGAGCACCTCGAGCTGGCCCAGGAGTTCGTCGACCTGGTCAGCGGTCCCAGGGGCCAGGAGATCCTCGACGGCTACGGCTTCGTCGGCCGGTGA
- a CDS encoding TOBE domain-containing protein, with the protein MTHLRVRDAAGFLGVSEDTVRRWIDRGSLTASVDAAGRKVLAGAEVARLARELAVTPELHGATTSSARNRFVGLVTNVVMDTVMAQVELQCGPFRVVSLMSSEAARELGLAPGKVASAVVKATHVTVDAEPDRAPAGDGA; encoded by the coding sequence ATGACGCATCTGCGAGTTCGTGACGCCGCCGGGTTCCTCGGAGTGAGCGAGGACACCGTGCGGCGCTGGATCGACAGGGGAAGCCTCACCGCGAGCGTCGACGCCGCGGGGCGGAAGGTGCTCGCGGGCGCCGAGGTCGCCCGCCTGGCCCGGGAGCTCGCGGTCACGCCGGAACTGCACGGCGCCACCACGAGCTCCGCCCGGAACCGCTTCGTGGGGCTGGTGACGAACGTCGTGATGGACACGGTGATGGCGCAGGTCGAGCTGCAGTGCGGCCCCTTCCGCGTCGTCTCCCTGATGAGCAGCGAGGCCGCCCGCGAGCTGGGCCTCGCGCCCGGCAAGGTCGCCAGCGCCGTCGTGAAGGCCACCCATGTGACGGTCGACGCGGAGCCCGACCGTGCTCCTGCCGGAGACGGCGCATGA
- a CDS encoding cupin domain-containing protein, with the protein MPILTNTAEQPAEPRRGAVWSIAEPERELDSNLIRLPAGESIPAHVGAEVDTLIHVVRGGGALVTDAGEERLRPGDVALLPRRTVRGFRAGEDGLDYLTVHRRRQSLRIQSGPPRD; encoded by the coding sequence ATGCCGATCCTCACCAACACCGCCGAGCAGCCTGCCGAGCCCCGCCGCGGCGCCGTCTGGTCCATCGCCGAGCCGGAGCGCGAGCTGGACTCGAACCTGATCCGCCTCCCCGCGGGGGAGTCCATCCCCGCCCACGTCGGTGCCGAGGTCGACACGCTCATCCATGTGGTCCGCGGGGGCGGCGCCCTGGTGACCGATGCCGGGGAGGAGCGCCTGCGCCCCGGTGACGTCGCCCTGCTCCCGCGGCGCACGGTGCGCGGATTCCGCGCCGGCGAGGATGGGCTCGACTACCTCACGGTCCATCGTCGGCGGCAGTCGCTGCGGATCCAGAGCGGTCCGCCCCGCGACTGA
- a CDS encoding NYN domain-containing protein: MAETQDSRVAVYLDFDNIVMSWYDRVHGRQAYSRDRQRIAEDPTEPEIAERLAKATVDVGAVIDYAASFGSLMLTRAYADWSSPVNAIYRTQLVARAVDLVQLFPAAAYAKNGADIRLAVDTVEDLYLMPDLTHVVIVAGDSDYVPLAQRCRRLGRYVIAMGVAGSTAKSLAAACDEFESYENLPGVERPAAPQRSRSRRGGGGSAQTSGESETTGDSGGQRTRSRRSADADAKARAAERAAEEAADAAEEAEEAEDEETGEDPREAATRLLQRALQLGDRGDSEWLHASAVKSHMRRMDSSFSEKAIGFKSFNDFLKGNADIAELEESGHERLVRARD; the protein is encoded by the coding sequence ATGGCAGAGACTCAGGATTCCCGCGTGGCCGTGTACCTCGACTTCGACAACATCGTCATGTCCTGGTACGACCGGGTGCACGGACGGCAGGCGTACAGCCGCGACCGCCAGCGCATCGCCGAGGACCCGACCGAGCCCGAGATCGCCGAGCGCCTGGCGAAGGCCACCGTCGACGTCGGCGCGGTGATCGACTACGCCGCCTCCTTCGGCTCGCTCATGCTCACCCGCGCCTACGCGGACTGGTCCTCCCCGGTCAACGCGATCTATCGCACCCAGCTGGTGGCCCGCGCCGTGGACCTCGTGCAGCTGTTCCCCGCAGCGGCATATGCGAAGAACGGCGCCGACATCCGCCTCGCCGTCGACACCGTCGAGGACCTCTACCTGATGCCCGACCTCACCCACGTGGTGATCGTCGCCGGCGACTCCGACTACGTCCCCCTCGCCCAGCGCTGCCGGCGCCTGGGCCGCTACGTGATCGCGATGGGGGTGGCCGGCTCCACCGCGAAATCCCTCGCCGCCGCCTGCGACGAGTTCGAGTCCTACGAGAACCTGCCCGGCGTGGAACGGCCCGCGGCCCCGCAGCGGAGCCGTTCGCGACGTGGGGGCGGCGGCAGCGCGCAGACCTCCGGTGAGAGCGAGACCACCGGCGACAGCGGCGGTCAGCGCACCCGGTCCCGGCGCTCGGCCGACGCCGACGCCAAGGCCCGTGCGGCCGAGCGCGCCGCCGAGGAGGCGGCGGATGCCGCCGAGGAAGCGGAGGAGGCCGAGGACGAGGAGACCGGGGAGGATCCGCGCGAGGCCGCGACCCGTCTGCTGCAGCGTGCGCTGCAGCTCGGCGACCGCGGGGACAGCGAGTGGCTGCACGCCTCGGCGGTGAAGTCCCACATGCGGCGCATGGACTCCTCGTTCAGCGAGAAGGCCATCGGCTTCAAGTCCTTCAACGACTTCCTCAAGGGCAATGCGGACATCGCGGAGCTCGAGGAGAGCGGCCACGAACGCCTGGTGAGGGCGCGGGACTGA